A region from the Dendropsophus ebraccatus isolate aDenEbr1 chromosome 1, aDenEbr1.pat, whole genome shotgun sequence genome encodes:
- the LOC138786084 gene encoding olfactory receptor 6B9-like, whose protein sequence is MRTRSAWTGPSTSRTPIEATWASSIVRTPPEKTNMTAVTEFILLGFQVSRNIRILMFSLLIVIYWFTIFMNLLIITLVSTSKILHTPMYFFISQLSISDIFLSADIVPNMLHILQYYRGAITFIGCMTQIYFFGISEASECLLLAVMSYDRYVAICNPLRYSSIMTSTYCVILSIISWLAAFCIILFLIFTVLKLNFCGPNIINHFFCDTVYLLELSCSDLYYVQIEIYFLSLPIILFPITIIIFSYTRIIVIILRIPSSTGRQKAFSTCSSHLIVVSIFYWTLFGVYVLPTRGQSSTMSKILSLLYTVFTPLINPIIYSLKNKDIKKAFHGHLYRHLWY, encoded by the coding sequence ATGAGGACAAGATCAGCCTGGACTGGACCCTCTACCTCCCGGACCCCCATAGAAGCCACATGGGCCTCCTCTATAGTACGTACACCCCCAGAGAAGACCAATATGACGGCTGTCACAGAGTTCATCCTCTTAGGATTTCAGGTCAGTCGGAATATAAGAATTCTAATGTTCTCTCTGCTCATTGTGATTTACTGGTTTACAATATTCATGAATCTCCTGATCATCACCCTGGTGTCCACCAgcaagatcctccacaccccaatgtacttcttcatctcacAACTCTCCATCAGTGACATCTTCTTATCTGCAGATATTGTCCCCAACATGCTCCATATTCTGCAATATTATAGAGGAGCCATTACTTTTATTGGTTGTATGACTCAAATTTATTTCTTTGGTATTTCAGAAGCTTCTGagtgtcttctcctggctgtgatgtcctatgacagatatgtggccatctgtaatcccCTCCGGTACTCCTCCATCATGACAAGTACATATTGTGTGATATTGTCCATCATCTCTTGGTTGGCGGCTTTCTGCATTATATTATTTCTCATCTTTACAGTACTAAAGCTGAACTTTTGTGGACCGAACATCATTAACCATTTCTTCTGTGATACTGTTTATTTACTAGAACTTTCCTGTTCTGATCTCTATTATGTTCAGATAGAAATTTATTTTCTTAGCCTTCCAATAATTTTATTCCCTATAACAATTATCATATTTTCATATACCAGAATTATTGTCATCATCCTAAGGATCCCATCCAGTACTGgtagacagaaagccttctccacctgtagctcccacctcattgtggtctCCATATTCTACTGGACTCTCTTTGGGGTTTATGTTTTGCCAACAAGGGGACAATCCTCGACCATGAGTAAGATCCtctccctgctatatactgtatttacccCTCTCAtcaaccccattatatacagtctaAAGAATAAGGATATTAAGAAGGCTTTCCATGGACACCTTTATAGGCATTTATGGTACTAA
- the LOC138786089 gene encoding olfactory receptor 10A7-like, which produces MTAVTEFILLGFQVSQNIRILMFSLLIVIYWFTMFMNLLIITLVSTSKILHTPMYFFISQLSITDILLSTDIVPNLLHILLYNRGAITFIGCMTQFYFFSASEASECLFLTLMSYDRYVAICNPLRYASIMTSTYCVILVTICWLAAFSITMSEIITILRLNFCGPNIIDHFFCDFMPILKLSCSDTNHIQLQDSLLGIPLTLFPIIIIMFSYTRIIVTILRIPSSTGRQKAFSTCSSHLIVVSIFYWTIFSVYFIPTRGESSTISKILSLLYTVFTPLINPIIYSLKNKDLKKAFHGHIYRRL; this is translated from the coding sequence ATGACGGCTGTCACAGAGTTCATCCTCTTAGGGTTTCAGGTCAGTCAGAATATAAGAATTCTAATGTTCTCTCTGCTCATTGTGATTTACTGGTTTACAATGTTCATGAACCTCCTGATCATCACCCTGGTGTCCACCAgcaagatcctccacaccccaatgtacttcttcatctcacaactctccatcactgacatcttaTTATCTACAGACATTGTCCCCAACCTGCTCCATATACTACTATATAATAGAGGAGCCATTACTTTTATTGGTTGTATGACTCAGTTTTATTTCTTCTCGGCCTCAGAAGCTTCTGAATGTCTCTTTCTCACGTTGATGTCCTATgacagatatgtggccatctgtaatcccCTCCGTTACGCCTCCATCATGACAAGTACATATTGCGTTATATTGGTCACCATCTGTTGGTTGGCGGCTTTTTCCATTACAATGTCTGAAATCATAACAATACTGAGGCTAAACTTTTGTGGTCCGAACATCATTGACCATTTCTTCTGTGACTTCATGCCTATACTAAAACTTTCCTGTTCAGACACCAACCATATCCAGCTGCAAGACTCTTTACTGGGCATACCACTAACTTTATtcccaataataataatcatgttctcATATACCAGAATTATTGTCACCATCTTAAGGATCCCATCCAGTACTGgtagacagaaagccttctccacctgtagctcccacctcattgtggtctCCATATTCTACTGGACTATATTCAGTGTTTATTTTATCCCAACAAGAGGAGAATCCTCGACCATCAGTAAGATCCTttccctgctatatactgtatttacccCTCTCAtcaaccccattatatacagtctaAAGAACAAAGACTTAAAGAAGGCTTTCCATGGACACATCTATAGGCGTCTTTAG